One genomic window of Halanaerobium saccharolyticum subsp. saccharolyticum DSM 6643 includes the following:
- the recN gene encoding DNA repair protein RecN — MLSDLQVKNFALINKVNINFKKGLNILSGETGAGKSIIIGALDLLLGARANTDVIRSGKKAAYISAFFQPDELKIINNILKEAGIEEEENGILIAREIRENGRNRTLINGQLSTLKIVKKISRYLIDIHGQHEHQLLLDQSSHLMILDAFIGQEIKPLKTEIKDLYQKLTVIRNELSEIEIDDSQRARELDIINFQIDEIEEAALKEGEYEELKEEYETLSHGEEIYKVVSELMNTLSGDDYKEKGIMERLAVLKNKFLEIEEYNNKLKELNKKFTDIYFSLEEFIFDLGDFESSFDYDEEQIAIISDRLDLINTLLKKYGEDVEDVLNYLEELYQKRDKLENIEEKIASLKQKNEKLKAELTQKSEELSRLRKKYAKKLEVNLKEELKDLAMEDVRFKVDFDKKDISADGTDRIEFLISPNRGEDLKSLAKIASGGELSRIMLSLKTITAAIDQVDTLIFDEVDSGVGGKTAAKMAAKLSQIAAERQIVCITHLPQLASAANHHFLIKKVKGENRTFTKINALNKEERVEEIARMIGGATITDKTLAHAEEMVMLAKN, encoded by the coding sequence ATGCTCAGTGATTTACAGGTCAAAAATTTTGCGCTGATAAATAAGGTTAATATAAATTTTAAAAAAGGTTTAAATATTTTAAGTGGAGAAACTGGTGCAGGAAAATCAATAATTATTGGTGCTTTAGATTTATTATTGGGAGCCCGTGCTAATACTGATGTAATTCGAAGCGGTAAAAAAGCTGCCTATATATCTGCTTTTTTTCAACCTGATGAGCTTAAAATAATTAATAATATTTTAAAAGAAGCTGGGATTGAGGAAGAAGAAAATGGAATTTTAATTGCGCGTGAAATTCGAGAAAACGGACGCAATCGGACTTTAATTAATGGTCAGCTTTCTACTTTGAAAATTGTTAAAAAAATTAGCCGTTATTTAATTGATATCCATGGTCAGCATGAACATCAACTTCTTTTAGATCAGAGTTCACATTTAATGATTTTAGATGCTTTTATAGGTCAAGAAATTAAGCCCCTAAAAACAGAGATAAAAGATCTTTATCAAAAATTAACTGTTATTAGAAATGAGTTATCAGAAATAGAAATTGATGATTCTCAAAGAGCTAGAGAATTAGATATTATTAATTTTCAAATCGATGAGATAGAAGAAGCTGCTCTTAAAGAAGGAGAGTACGAAGAATTAAAAGAAGAATATGAGACACTATCACATGGTGAAGAAATTTATAAAGTTGTGTCAGAACTTATGAATACTCTCAGTGGTGATGATTACAAGGAAAAAGGAATAATGGAACGCTTAGCAGTTTTAAAAAATAAATTTTTAGAGATTGAAGAGTATAATAATAAATTAAAAGAATTAAATAAAAAGTTTACTGATATCTATTTCAGTTTAGAAGAATTTATTTTTGATCTAGGTGATTTTGAAAGCTCCTTTGATTATGATGAAGAACAAATTGCTATTATCAGTGATAGGCTTGATTTAATTAATACTCTGCTCAAAAAGTATGGAGAAGATGTAGAAGATGTTCTTAACTATTTGGAGGAATTATATCAAAAAAGAGATAAATTAGAAAATATTGAAGAAAAAATTGCCTCTTTAAAGCAAAAAAACGAAAAATTAAAAGCTGAATTAACACAAAAATCAGAAGAATTGTCGAGACTCAGGAAAAAATATGCTAAAAAACTTGAAGTCAATTTAAAAGAAGAGCTTAAAGATTTAGCAATGGAAGATGTCAGGTTTAAAGTTGATTTTGATAAAAAAGATATTTCAGCTGATGGAACTGACCGGATAGAATTTTTGATTTCTCCGAATAGAGGTGAAGATTTAAAATCTCTAGCAAAAATAGCTTCTGGGGGGGAGTTATCAAGGATAATGCTTTCTTTAAAAACAATTACGGCAGCTATTGATCAGGTAGATACTTTAATTTTTGATGAAGTTGATAGCGGGGTTGGTGGTAAAACAGCAGCCAAAATGGCAGCAAAATTAAGTCAAATTGCTGCTGAGAGGCAGATTGTTTGTATTACCCACCTGCCACAACTGGCAAGTGCAGCCAATCATCACTTTTTAATAAAAAAAGTAAAGGGGGAAAATAGAACCTTTACTAAGATTAATGCTCTAAATAAAGAAGAGAGAGTTGAAGAAATTGCTAGAATGATTGGTGGAGCTACAATTACTGATAAAACTTTGGCTCATGCTGAGGAGATGGTTATGCTGGCCAAAAATTAA
- a CDS encoding NAD(+)/NADH kinase, with protein sequence MDKAALIVNLDKKEAFTVAERAIEWFEARDKEYLIEKQAAFQLSKSERGADYQKIKNDADYIIIIGGDGTFLHSSHHFIGSDIPLLGINVGHLGFLTDVETEELTKALEMIDSNNYNIEKRMMLQVSHYRNNEKITSNYALNDYVINRSPDTHMLKIKLFINKELVNNFRGDGLIISTPTGSTAYSLSAGGPIINPHQIQAILITPICPHNLHLRPMVISDQENIRIKVDSDGRSVKGCADGRQQNEIVPGDEIYISGADKELSIIKLPDRTFYTIVKEKMNLA encoded by the coding sequence ATGGATAAAGCTGCTTTAATAGTAAATTTAGATAAAAAGGAAGCTTTTACTGTAGCTGAAAGAGCTATCGAATGGTTTGAAGCAAGAGACAAAGAATATTTAATAGAAAAACAGGCTGCTTTTCAACTTTCTAAAAGTGAAAGAGGAGCAGATTATCAAAAAATAAAAAATGATGCTGATTATATAATTATAATAGGTGGTGATGGAACTTTCTTACATAGTTCTCATCATTTTATTGGCAGTGATATCCCTCTCTTAGGTATCAATGTTGGTCATCTGGGCTTTTTAACTGATGTTGAAACTGAAGAATTAACAAAAGCCTTAGAAATGATTGATAGTAACAATTATAATATAGAAAAAAGAATGATGCTGCAGGTTTCTCATTATCGAAATAATGAGAAAATAACTAGTAATTATGCTTTAAATGATTATGTAATTAATCGCTCTCCAGACACTCATATGCTTAAAATTAAATTATTTATAAATAAGGAACTGGTAAATAATTTTAGAGGTGATGGCCTTATTATTTCCACTCCAACTGGTTCAACCGCATATTCCTTATCTGCCGGGGGACCAATAATTAATCCTCATCAGATTCAGGCTATTTTAATAACACCTATTTGTCCTCATAATCTCCATTTGAGGCCGATGGTTATTTCAGATCAAGAGAATATTAGAATTAAAGTCGACAGTGATGGTCGCTCTGTTAAAGGCTGTGCTGATGGCAGACAGCAAAATGAAATTGTTCCCGGAGATGAAATCTATATAAGTGGTGCTGATAAAGAGTTATCAATAATTAAATTACCAGATAGGACCTTTTATACTATTGTCAAAGAAAAAATGAATCTTGCCTAA
- a CDS encoding TlyA family RNA methyltransferase, which translates to MARKKRLDIVVTERSMFKSRSRAKRAIMAGLVFVNGQREDKAGTQIDPEAEIEFRGDKNPYVSRGGFKLEKAIKVFDINPSGKEVIDIGASTGGFTDCLLQYGAEKVYAIDVGYGQLAWKLRQDERVEVLERCNFRHLEKNELNVEVPLIVTDVSFISLRLIVPGVKKFLEKNGDFIALIKPQFEAGRERVGKNGVIKDPAVHQDVLNSLSDFFLKEGLELLALDYSPITGASSKNIEFLIHLKYTDQKVGLKKDQWENKITEVLESAHSELGG; encoded by the coding sequence ATGGCCAGAAAAAAAAGATTAGATATTGTAGTAACTGAGAGATCTATGTTTAAAAGTCGTTCTCGAGCCAAAAGAGCAATCATGGCTGGTTTAGTTTTTGTCAATGGCCAAAGAGAAGATAAAGCTGGAACTCAAATTGATCCAGAAGCAGAGATTGAATTTAGAGGAGATAAAAATCCTTATGTCAGCCGGGGAGGCTTTAAACTTGAGAAAGCTATAAAAGTATTTGATATTAATCCTTCGGGAAAAGAAGTAATAGATATTGGAGCCTCGACAGGTGGTTTTACGGACTGCCTGCTCCAGTATGGAGCTGAAAAAGTATATGCTATAGATGTTGGTTATGGTCAGCTTGCCTGGAAATTAAGGCAGGACGAGCGAGTTGAGGTTCTAGAGCGCTGTAATTTTCGTCATTTAGAAAAAAATGAATTAAATGTAGAAGTACCTTTAATTGTAACAGATGTTTCTTTTATTTCTTTGCGATTAATAGTACCGGGTGTGAAAAAGTTTTTAGAGAAAAATGGTGATTTTATAGCTTTAATTAAACCACAATTTGAAGCTGGAAGAGAAAGAGTCGGTAAAAATGGTGTAATTAAAGATCCTGCTGTACATCAGGATGTACTAAATAGTTTAAGTGATTTTTTCCTGAAAGAAGGGTTGGAGCTATTAGCACTTGATTATTCTCCAATAACAGGTGCTTCAAGTAAAAATATAGAGTTTTTAATACATTTAAAATATACAGATCAAAAAGTAGGTTTAAAAAAAGACCAATGGGAAAATAAGATTACTGAAGTTTTAGAATCTGCTCATTCAGAGTTGGGGGGATAA
- the dxs gene encoding 1-deoxy-D-xylulose-5-phosphate synthase, translated as MNNYLSGINGIDDLKRLKASQLDDLASEIREFLLENISKTGGHLASNLGTVELTIALHHYLNSPTDKIIWDVGHQAYTHKILTGRKNCFANLRQKDGISGYPKCAESPHDIIGAGHSSTSISAAVGLSLARENLDQMGDIYAVIGDGALTGGMAFEALNHAGHIGADINVILNDNEMSISNNVGAISNYLSTLRNDPTLKKVKEDIEFLINKIPKIGKTVTNTVDRVKNALKYSFIQGVLFEEFGFNYLGPINGHNIIELMKHFKQAEAIEGPVLLHVVTKKGKGYPPAENNPDKFHGVGAFNIKDGSSKKSKSKASYSQIFGETLSRMAAADEKIAGITAAMPSGTGMEIFAKAHPERYYDVGIAEQHAITMSTGLARGGMKPVAAIYSTFLQRGYDQVIHDAALQNIDLTIAVDRAGIVGNDGETHQGLFDYSFLRPVPNLVMMAAKDAEQMQQMLYTAVNYQGPAVLRYPRGAAAGEYVPRNVSDLKEIEIGKAEELIEIETDMDLTILTVGSTVLPAQKAAEVLNNNGYKTAVVDARFIKPLDEEIIIKALKNSKNIITAEEQVLAGGFSSAVLELAADRGVAINKIKRIGIGDEFVTHGGMDQMKKEYQLDARGILENALSLLSKAEEVNELWPEKKD; from the coding sequence ATGAACAATTATTTATCTGGTATAAATGGAATTGATGATTTAAAACGTTTAAAAGCTTCACAACTTGATGATCTGGCCTCTGAGATTAGGGAGTTTCTATTAGAAAACATTTCTAAAACAGGGGGGCATTTAGCTTCAAATTTAGGGACGGTTGAATTAACAATTGCTCTCCATCATTATTTGAACTCTCCTACAGATAAAATCATTTGGGATGTTGGGCATCAGGCATATACACATAAAATCTTAACCGGTCGCAAAAATTGTTTTGCAAATTTGAGGCAGAAAGATGGGATAAGTGGTTATCCTAAATGTGCAGAATCTCCCCACGATATAATTGGAGCTGGACACAGCAGTACCTCAATTTCGGCTGCAGTAGGACTTTCTTTGGCCCGGGAAAACTTAGATCAAATGGGTGATATTTATGCAGTTATTGGAGACGGTGCTCTAACCGGTGGTATGGCATTTGAAGCTTTAAACCATGCCGGTCATATTGGAGCAGATATCAATGTGATTTTAAATGATAACGAAATGTCAATTTCTAATAATGTAGGCGCTATTTCTAATTATTTATCTACTTTAAGAAATGATCCTACCTTAAAAAAAGTTAAGGAAGATATTGAGTTTTTAATTAATAAAATTCCCAAAATAGGAAAAACAGTTACAAATACTGTAGATAGAGTGAAAAATGCCTTGAAATATAGTTTTATTCAGGGAGTTCTTTTTGAAGAATTTGGTTTTAATTATCTAGGACCAATTAATGGACATAATATTATAGAATTGATGAAACATTTTAAACAGGCAGAAGCAATAGAAGGGCCTGTGCTTTTACATGTTGTAACAAAAAAAGGAAAGGGCTATCCACCGGCTGAAAATAATCCGGATAAATTTCACGGTGTGGGAGCTTTTAACATTAAAGATGGAAGTTCTAAAAAATCTAAATCCAAAGCCAGCTACAGTCAAATTTTTGGTGAAACCTTAAGCAGAATGGCGGCAGCTGATGAAAAAATTGCAGGTATAACAGCAGCAATGCCCTCCGGTACTGGTATGGAGATTTTTGCTAAGGCACATCCCGAGCGTTATTATGATGTTGGGATAGCTGAACAGCATGCTATTACTATGAGTACTGGTCTCGCTAGAGGTGGAATGAAACCAGTTGCGGCAATTTATTCTACTTTTCTGCAGCGGGGTTATGATCAGGTAATCCACGATGCTGCTTTACAAAATATTGATCTAACAATAGCAGTAGATCGGGCAGGAATTGTAGGTAATGATGGCGAAACTCATCAGGGATTGTTTGATTATTCATTTTTACGACCGGTACCCAATTTGGTGATGATGGCAGCTAAGGATGCCGAACAAATGCAGCAGATGCTTTATACTGCTGTAAATTATCAAGGCCCAGCAGTACTCCGTTATCCAAGAGGAGCCGCTGCCGGGGAATATGTTCCTCGTAATGTCAGTGATCTAAAAGAAATAGAGATTGGAAAAGCAGAAGAGTTAATAGAAATTGAGACAGATATGGATTTAACAATTTTAACTGTAGGCTCAACTGTTTTACCAGCACAAAAAGCAGCTGAAGTATTAAATAATAATGGCTATAAAACTGCAGTAGTTGATGCTAGATTTATTAAGCCGTTAGATGAAGAAATCATTATAAAAGCTCTTAAAAATTCTAAAAATATAATTACAGCTGAAGAGCAGGTTCTAGCAGGAGGTTTTTCATCTGCAGTATTAGAGCTGGCTGCAGATCGAGGAGTTGCTATCAATAAGATTAAAAGAATTGGTATTGGGGATGAATTTGTTACTCATGGCGGTATGGATCAGATGAAAAAAGAATATCAGCTTGATGCCAGGGGTATTTTAGAAAATGCACTTTCTTTGCTTTCAAAAGCAGAGGAGGTTAATGAATTATGGCCAGAAAAAAAAGATTAG
- a CDS encoding polyprenyl synthetase family protein produces the protein MREIKNILKTKAEEVETNLEKLMNLKEETAPRLTEAMKYTLLSGGKRIRPVLSLMTAELLDGNYEAALKAGSALEMIHSYSLIHDDLPAMDDDQLRRGKKTNHLVFGEAEAILAGDALLTYAFEVLSELELDPAAKIKIIANTAKYSGQQGMVGGQILDLEGENKKLSLAEMQKVHKAKTGALIKAAVLNGVYCSDYSEKEEQALLAYAENIGVLFQIVDDLLDLTGETEKMGKVVGRDEELNKSTYPKLLGLNAARAAAQEHADQAKTELNIFGDKAEDLKALVDYILKRQH, from the coding sequence TTGCGGGAAATAAAAAATATTTTAAAAACCAAAGCTGAAGAAGTAGAAACAAATTTAGAAAAATTGATGAATTTAAAAGAGGAGACTGCTCCCCGCTTGACTGAGGCTATGAAATACACCTTACTTTCAGGTGGAAAAAGAATACGCCCAGTTTTATCATTAATGACAGCTGAATTATTAGATGGAAATTATGAGGCTGCTTTAAAAGCTGGTTCTGCTTTAGAGATGATTCATAGTTATTCTTTAATTCATGATGATCTGCCTGCAATGGATGATGATCAACTGAGACGGGGGAAAAAAACTAATCATCTCGTTTTTGGAGAAGCAGAAGCAATTTTAGCTGGGGATGCTCTATTAACTTATGCTTTCGAGGTGTTATCAGAATTAGAGCTTGATCCTGCTGCTAAAATTAAAATAATTGCCAATACTGCTAAATATTCAGGTCAGCAGGGAATGGTAGGGGGGCAGATTTTAGATTTAGAAGGAGAAAATAAAAAATTATCTTTAGCTGAAATGCAGAAAGTACATAAAGCTAAAACAGGTGCTTTAATTAAAGCAGCTGTCTTAAATGGTGTTTACTGTTCAGATTATAGTGAAAAAGAAGAGCAAGCACTGTTAGCCTATGCTGAAAATATAGGTGTCTTATTCCAAATTGTTGATGATCTGCTTGATTTAACCGGTGAAACAGAAAAAATGGGTAAAGTTGTTGGTCGCGATGAAGAATTAAATAAGTCGACTTATCCTAAATTATTAGGTCTTAATGCTGCTCGAGCAGCAGCTCAAGAACATGCTGATCAGGCTAAAACAGAATTAAATATTTTTGGAGATAAAGCAGAAGATTTAAAGGCGCTTGTTGATTATATTTTAAAGAGACAGCATTAA
- the xseB gene encoding exodeoxyribonuclease VII small subunit: protein MSKDKKESELKNEIEEIETKNLDFESALEKLQKIVEELEKGGLSLDQTLAEFNQGMQLLKFCNQKLDKAEKKIELMLKENNEFKTEVPFDSEIEED from the coding sequence ATGAGTAAAGATAAAAAAGAAAGTGAATTAAAAAATGAAATTGAAGAAATTGAGACTAAGAATTTAGATTTTGAATCAGCTTTAGAAAAACTTCAAAAAATTGTGGAAGAACTTGAAAAAGGTGGTCTCTCACTTGATCAAACTCTAGCAGAATTTAATCAGGGAATGCAGCTGCTTAAATTTTGTAATCAAAAGTTAGATAAGGCTGAAAAGAAAATTGAGTTAATGCTAAAAGAAAATAATGAGTTTAAAACAGAAGTTCCTTTTGATTCTGAGATTGAGGAGGATTAA
- the xseA gene encoding exodeoxyribonuclease VII large subunit, with translation MSDLYQNNLFSKKEKKIYTVAEITEYLQALIKEDTLLSDFWISGEISNFYHHSSGHMYFTLKDKNSQLKTVMFKGYNSALDFEPEEGMQVEARGNLDIYAQRGEYQFYAREMEKAGKGKLYEAFEKLKAKLDKEGLFADSRKKEIPLLAKKIGIVTSPTGAAVRDILSVMKRRSGNFSVLIIPAHVQGNLAKDEITAGIEYLNSRDDIDLIIISRGGGSIEDLWPFNEEKVARAVYNSRLPVISGVGHETDFTISDFVADLRAPTPSAAAELATANREEILNRLDNLNQRLLNSSSAKIKEYKNKIKSLAERRIFSSPAEIFRTYEQELDRIETKLEHQIEKDYNSWENKYQLLYQKLNNLSPLKTLDRGYSILQDENDKTIKSVDQIENGDLLKARLSDGLAELEVKASRKVGDIDE, from the coding sequence ATGTCAGATTTATACCAAAACAACTTATTTTCAAAAAAAGAAAAAAAGATATATACAGTAGCAGAAATTACAGAGTATCTTCAGGCTTTAATTAAAGAAGATACTCTTCTTTCTGACTTTTGGATTAGTGGTGAAATTTCAAATTTTTACCACCACAGTTCAGGTCATATGTATTTTACCCTCAAAGATAAAAATTCTCAGCTTAAAACTGTTATGTTTAAAGGCTATAATTCTGCGTTGGATTTTGAGCCTGAAGAAGGAATGCAGGTTGAAGCTAGAGGGAATTTAGATATATATGCTCAGCGAGGAGAATATCAATTTTATGCTAGAGAAATGGAAAAGGCCGGTAAGGGTAAATTATATGAAGCCTTTGAAAAATTAAAGGCTAAATTGGATAAAGAAGGTCTTTTTGCTGACAGTAGGAAAAAAGAAATACCACTTCTGGCTAAAAAAATTGGAATTGTAACTTCTCCTACAGGCGCAGCAGTTAGAGATATTCTGTCGGTAATGAAAAGACGCAGCGGTAATTTTTCAGTTTTAATTATACCGGCTCATGTGCAGGGGAATTTAGCAAAAGATGAAATTACTGCAGGGATTGAATATTTAAACAGTCGTGACGATATTGATTTAATAATTATCAGTCGTGGTGGGGGCTCGATTGAAGATCTCTGGCCCTTTAATGAGGAAAAGGTGGCCCGAGCAGTATATAATTCCAGGCTGCCGGTAATTAGTGGAGTTGGCCATGAAACTGACTTTACTATTTCAGATTTTGTAGCTGATTTGAGAGCTCCAACACCTTCGGCTGCAGCTGAGCTTGCTACTGCAAATCGAGAAGAAATTTTAAATAGGCTTGATAATTTAAATCAGCGTCTTTTAAACAGCAGTTCTGCTAAAATTAAAGAATATAAAAATAAGATAAAGAGTCTAGCTGAGAGAAGGATTTTTTCTTCACCTGCAGAAATCTTTCGTACTTACGAGCAGGAGCTAGATCGAATTGAGACAAAGTTAGAACACCAAATAGAAAAAGATTATAATAGCTGGGAAAACAAATACCAATTATTATATCAAAAATTAAATAATTTAAGCCCGCTTAAAACTTTAGATCGTGGTTATTCTATTCTTCAGGATGAAAATGATAAAACTATTAAATCAGTGGATCAAATTGAAAATGGAGATTTACTTAAGGCTCGGTTAAGTGATGGTCTGGCAGAATTAGAAGTAAAAGCTAGTAGAAAAGTTGGTGATATAGATGAGTAA
- the gltA gene encoding NADPH-dependent glutamate synthase: MALQKTKTPMREQEPEERIKNFDEVPFGYSDEEAVVEAERCLQCKHQPCVEGCPVHVPIPQFIQAILDGDVVEANQIIKSKNNLPAVCGRVCPQEEQCEKVCVMGIKNEPVAIGRLERYVADYNMEKGTDKSSAAELEKMKIPELEEKKVAVIGAGPAGLTAAADLAKYGFDVTIFEALHDTGGVLRYGIPEFRLPKDIVDREVEAIKDLGVEIRLNVVVGKTMTVDELFEQGYEAMFIGVGAGLPRFLNIPGENLNGVYSANEFLTRVNLMKAFKYPEYKTPVVVGDKVAVVGAGNVAMDSARTAKRLGAEDVYIVYRRAAEQMPARSEEIHHAEEEGIEFKLLNNPVAIHGEDGRVNKMECLKMKLGEKDDSGRRRPLPIDDSNWMLDVDTVIIAIGQNPNPLLTSNTKDIETKSWGGIKVNEDQETSREGVYAGGDVVTGAATVIKAMGAGKTAAENIKNDLLNKSKK; this comes from the coding sequence ATGGCTTTACAAAAGACAAAAACTCCAATGCGGGAACAAGAACCTGAAGAGAGAATTAAGAATTTTGATGAAGTCCCATTTGGTTATAGTGATGAAGAGGCAGTTGTTGAGGCAGAAAGATGTCTGCAGTGTAAGCATCAGCCTTGTGTTGAAGGTTGTCCGGTCCATGTACCTATACCTCAATTTATTCAGGCTATATTAGATGGAGATGTTGTCGAAGCAAACCAGATAATTAAAAGTAAAAATAATTTACCAGCCGTTTGTGGTCGGGTTTGTCCTCAGGAAGAACAGTGTGAAAAAGTTTGTGTCATGGGGATTAAAAATGAGCCAGTTGCAATTGGTCGTTTAGAAAGATATGTAGCAGATTATAATATGGAAAAAGGTACAGATAAGTCATCTGCTGCTGAATTAGAAAAGATGAAAATACCAGAACTGGAAGAAAAAAAAGTTGCAGTAATTGGAGCTGGACCAGCTGGCTTGACTGCAGCAGCTGATCTTGCTAAATATGGGTTTGATGTAACCATTTTTGAAGCACTGCACGATACAGGAGGAGTATTACGTTATGGGATCCCTGAATTTAGACTCCCGAAAGATATAGTAGACAGGGAAGTTGAAGCTATTAAAGATCTTGGAGTAGAAATCAGACTGAATGTTGTAGTCGGAAAAACAATGACAGTTGATGAGCTATTTGAACAGGGATATGAAGCGATGTTTATTGGTGTAGGTGCAGGCCTGCCGAGATTTTTGAATATTCCTGGTGAAAATCTTAATGGCGTTTATTCTGCAAATGAATTTTTAACAAGAGTTAATCTAATGAAGGCATTTAAATACCCGGAATATAAAACACCGGTTGTAGTTGGAGATAAGGTTGCAGTAGTTGGGGCTGGTAATGTGGCTATGGACTCAGCTAGAACTGCAAAAAGACTGGGGGCAGAGGATGTATATATAGTTTATAGAAGAGCTGCGGAACAAATGCCAGCTAGAAGTGAAGAAATACATCATGCTGAAGAAGAAGGAATAGAGTTTAAACTTTTGAACAATCCTGTTGCTATTCATGGTGAAGACGGTCGAGTAAACAAGATGGAATGTTTAAAAATGAAGCTTGGAGAAAAAGATGATTCAGGCAGAAGACGCCCGCTGCCAATTGATGACTCAAACTGGATGCTGGATGTAGACACAGTAATCATAGCAATCGGTCAAAATCCTAATCCACTGCTGACATCAAATACCAAAGATATTGAAACTAAAAGCTGGGGCGGTATTAAAGTAAATGAAGATCAGGAGACCAGTCGTGAAGGAGTTTACGCTGGGGGAGATGTTGTTACTGGTGCTGCAACTGTAATTAAAGCAATGGGTGCTGGTAAAACAGCAGCAGAAAATATTAAGAACGATTTGTTAAATAAATCTAAAAAATAG
- a CDS encoding sulfide/dihydroorotate dehydrogenase-like FAD/NAD-binding protein has product MYEILEKEVLAPTIKKLKVKAPLIAKKTEPGNFIILRVDEKGERIPLTVADYERETGIISIIFQEVGYSTKLLGKMDKGDYIQDIVGPLGHHIEMEGYNKVVLLGGGSGTALLYPKVRGFYEQGAEVISITGARTKNLIILEDELNEYSDRVYIATDDGSYGHHGFVTEILKDLLEEEDDIDLVVAIGPVPMMKAVADMTEEYGIETIVSLNTIMVDGTGMCGACRVTVGGERKFTCVDGPAFDAHQVDFEELMNRLNFYQNEEDLVHYKEVEEDN; this is encoded by the coding sequence ATGTATGAAATTTTAGAGAAAGAAGTTCTGGCACCAACTATCAAAAAACTAAAGGTTAAAGCACCTTTAATTGCAAAAAAAACTGAGCCGGGTAACTTCATAATATTAAGAGTAGATGAAAAAGGTGAACGAATTCCACTGACTGTAGCTGATTATGAACGTGAAACAGGAATTATTAGTATTATTTTTCAGGAAGTTGGATATTCTACCAAATTATTAGGAAAGATGGATAAAGGAGATTATATTCAGGATATTGTTGGCCCTTTAGGCCATCATATTGAAATGGAAGGATATAATAAGGTGGTATTATTAGGTGGGGGTTCAGGAACTGCTCTTTTATACCCTAAAGTAAGAGGTTTTTATGAGCAGGGAGCTGAAGTAATAAGTATCACAGGCGCAAGAACTAAGAACTTAATTATTTTAGAAGATGAATTAAATGAGTATAGTGATCGAGTATATATTGCCACTGATGATGGCAGCTATGGGCACCATGGTTTTGTAACAGAAATTTTAAAAGATTTACTGGAAGAAGAGGATGATATTGACTTAGTTGTAGCAATTGGTCCGGTACCAATGATGAAAGCTGTAGCAGATATGACTGAAGAGTATGGAATAGAGACTATTGTCAGTTTAAATACAATTATGGTTGATGGAACCGGAATGTGTGGGGCTTGTCGAGTAACTGTTGGGGGAGAAAGAAAGTTCACCTGTGTTGATGGACCTGCCTTTGATGCTCATCAGGTTGACTTTGAAGAATTAATGAATAGATTAAATTTTTATCAAAATGAAGAAGATTTAGTGCATTACAAAGAAGTCGAGGAGGATAATTAA